The following proteins are co-located in the Silene latifolia isolate original U9 population chromosome 1, ASM4854445v1, whole genome shotgun sequence genome:
- the LOC141607101 gene encoding uncharacterized protein LOC141607101, translated as MIGNVVSRARTKISSKAFCLNLVRAKSGGRPPFSFNGDYRDDKGQLKYKLCTDASHDQMNGTKAYGAILMPLKTHKPLLKFGDQISDPTTIYSLMELIGMVGGGLELNNRFPEMLGVLVCNDSANAVKHIRGDHVLESWKFHPINDDIARLKLLMPDIDFVERRRYTKEMQQAHNLANEIRKKTF; from the exons ATGATTGGAAATGTTGTTAGCAGGGCCAGAACTAAG ATTTCTTCCAAGGCTTTTTGTTTGAATTTAGTTCGTGCAAAATCTGGAGGAAGACCGCCTTTTAGCTTTAATGGAGATTATCGTGACGACAAGGGACAATTGAAG TATAAATTATGCACGGATGCATCCCACGATCAAATGAATGGCACAAAAGCATATGGCGCTATTCTAATGCCCCTCAAGACCCACAAACCTCTTTTGAAGTTTGGTGATCAGATTTCGGATCCTACCACAATCTACAGTCTTATGGAACTCATTGGGATGGTTGGAGGGGGCTTGGAGTTGAACAATAGGTTCCCGGAAATGCTTGGTGTGCTTGTGTGTAATGATAGTGCAAACGCCGTTAAGCATATTCGAGGAGACCATGTGTTGGAAAGTTGGAAATTTCACCCAATCAACGATGACATTGCCCGTCTTAAATTGCTCATGCCAGACATTGACTTCGTTGAAAGGCGTAGGTACACCAAAGAGATGCAGCAAGCTCACAACTTGGCAAACGAGATCAGGAAAAAGACATTTTGA
- the LOC141649381 gene encoding uncharacterized protein LOC141649381, with protein MKSELFFSLGFSLILGNPLDPDLIVKERDLLHAYLVLKKAEHNSLLQRAKVQSIKFNDAPTSYYFSRIASRKHQVIIGKLKDRQGMDRDGVSAVNQAFVEYYQWLLGKHSPVDTSLMDTLEGPRFPASGCEEMCKEIDDKEIRIALFSIAPNKSPGQDGLPAQFFKTNWDIIKK; from the exons ATGAAATCAGAGCTTTTCTTCTCTCTAGGTTTCTCTCTCATTTTG GGTAATCCTTTGGACCCCGACTTAATTGTTAAGGAGAGGGATTTATTACATGCTTATCTGGTTCTAAAGAAAGCTGAACATAACTCTCTACTTCAAAGAGCCAAGGTTCAGAGTATCAAATTCAATGATGCCCCTACTAGTTATTACTTCTCTAGAATTGCTTCTAGGAAGCACCAAGTTATTATTGGGAAGCTGAAGGATAGGCAAGGGATGGACAGGGATGGGGTGTCTGCTGTCAATCAGGCCTTTGTTGAATACTACCAGTGGTTATTAGGGAAGCATAGTCCTGTGGACACTTCTCTCATGGACACATTGGAAGGTCCTAGGTTTCCTGCCTCTGGATGTGAGGAGATGTGCAAGGAGATTGATGACAAAGAAATCAGGATTGCTCTCTTCTCAATAGCTCCTAACAAAAGTCCTGGGCAAGATGGGTTGCCAGCTCAATTTTTCAAAACTAATTGGGATATCATAAAAAAATGA